One genomic region from Gammaproteobacteria bacterium encodes:
- a CDS encoding amidase, which translates to MRTARRPLQRCALVALLLLPGHVLASDFRIEESTIGDLHQAIRNGETTCLDIVRTYVERARAYNGICTALVTPDGAPIAPATGVERAGTPLRFPRQTVAVNSVLPDFERYHGKPIEYGRMEATASDPSVQQQYGMVTGIRDYAQVNALSTLNLRGERSVSCKAECDADPLEGELPAHCPSACEAFRRQPDAFERAAALDARYGRDPDLMALPMYCVVMSFKDVYDTTDMRSTGGGDVDYATDFAPRDSTVVAELRDKGAIIFAKANLSEYNGGSGDPGGDAEANTRSYGAGARSSWAGTACNPYDSARETGGSSSGSAVSVGANLVTCSICEETGGSCRQPAWRSGVVGLVTTKGLIGYGGAIGADPYLDRAGIHCRTVDDTARVLDALKDPDHGYFDSRDIYTALPPPLIAEQPYASFVYPSGDKPLAGMRIGIVREYMVKHAANDVAVSDRINSEIKRVLRDQLGAELVESYDPMFADDPSIQNMQFNFQDAIAEILPSHMPEFLLQTDKDGKLKFGVEGIDISQRDYMVALAEGKAKLPPALNLRSINSKGRSSSFSFHMQQYLMRRDDARIKNWAALNAHAKSYTDARRAAMENWANTLDIRGEGIGNSIKMREVMRLAVLKVMYENDLDVLVNPTITLPPALIGFASQPTVNDRPGGRFPTSANLGIPEITVPAGFNDVIYEPYYVLNEDRDDYVRKANEDRPSRMQHSMPFGISFWAGPGEEPVLFEVASAYESATHHRKPPPALGPVTPRH; encoded by the coding sequence ATGAGGACTGCGAGGCGGCCTCTGCAACGATGCGCGCTTGTAGCGCTTTTACTGTTACCCGGCCATGTGTTGGCTAGCGATTTCCGGATCGAGGAGTCGACAATAGGGGATTTGCACCAGGCGATCAGGAACGGCGAAACGACATGCCTGGATATCGTGCGTACCTATGTTGAGCGCGCCCGCGCCTACAATGGCATCTGCACCGCGCTGGTGACGCCCGACGGCGCGCCGATCGCGCCGGCGACAGGCGTCGAGCGCGCCGGTACGCCGCTCCGTTTTCCCCGGCAGACCGTGGCCGTTAACTCAGTGTTGCCGGACTTCGAACGCTACCATGGCAAGCCGATCGAATACGGACGCATGGAGGCGACCGCGAGCGATCCAAGCGTGCAGCAGCAGTACGGCATGGTGACGGGTATTCGTGACTACGCGCAGGTCAATGCCCTGTCCACGCTCAATCTGCGCGGTGAGCGTTCCGTCAGTTGCAAGGCGGAATGCGACGCCGATCCGCTCGAGGGCGAGCTGCCCGCACATTGCCCGTCCGCTTGCGAGGCCTTTCGCAGACAACCGGACGCGTTTGAACGGGCCGCTGCGCTTGATGCCCGCTATGGACGAGACCCCGACTTGATGGCGCTGCCGATGTACTGCGTGGTGATGTCGTTCAAGGACGTGTACGACACGACCGATATGCGCAGCACGGGCGGAGGGGACGTCGATTACGCCACCGATTTCGCACCCCGGGATTCGACGGTCGTCGCCGAACTGCGCGACAAGGGGGCGATCATTTTTGCCAAGGCCAATCTGTCGGAATACAACGGCGGGTCCGGCGATCCCGGCGGTGATGCCGAGGCAAACACCCGCAGCTACGGAGCCGGCGCGCGCAGCAGCTGGGCCGGTACGGCGTGCAACCCATACGATTCGGCACGTGAGACAGGGGGATCCAGCTCGGGGTCCGCCGTGTCGGTCGGGGCCAATCTCGTTACCTGCTCGATCTGCGAAGAGACCGGTGGCTCCTGTCGCCAGCCTGCGTGGCGCAGCGGCGTCGTCGGTCTGGTCACGACCAAGGGTCTGATCGGCTACGGTGGCGCCATCGGCGCCGATCCCTACCTCGATCGTGCAGGTATCCATTGCCGCACGGTCGATGACACGGCGCGTGTGCTTGATGCGCTAAAGGATCCCGACCACGGCTATTTCGATAGCCGCGACATCTATACCGCGCTACCACCGCCGCTGATTGCAGAACAGCCCTACGCATCCTTCGTCTATCCGTCCGGCGACAAGCCGCTAGCCGGCATGCGCATCGGCATCGTCCGTGAATACATGGTCAAGCACGCGGCCAACGACGTGGCGGTGAGCGATCGCATCAATTCCGAGATCAAGCGAGTCCTGCGCGACCAGCTCGGTGCTGAACTCGTCGAGTCCTATGACCCCATGTTTGCGGACGATCCTTCGATTCAGAACATGCAATTCAATTTCCAGGATGCGATCGCGGAGATTCTGCCGTCCCACATGCCGGAATTCCTGCTGCAGACCGACAAGGATGGCAAGCTAAAGTTCGGAGTCGAAGGTATCGACATCAGTCAGCGCGACTACATGGTGGCTCTTGCCGAGGGTAAGGCCAAGCTCCCGCCGGCGCTGAATTTGCGCAGTATCAACAGCAAGGGACGCTCGTCGAGCTTCAGCTTTCATATGCAGCAATACCTGATGCGCCGTGACGACGCCCGTATCAAGAACTGGGCGGCGCTCAACGCCCATGCCAAGTCTTATACCGACGCCCGACGCGCCGCCATGGAGAACTGGGCCAACACTCTGGACATCCGCGGTGAGGGAATCGGCAATAGCATCAAGATGCGAGAGGTGATGCGTCTGGCGGTGCTCAAGGTGATGTATGAAAACGACCTGGACGTGCTGGTCAACCCGACGATCACCCTGCCTCCAGCCTTGATCGGTTTCGCCAGCCAGCCGACCGTCAACGACCGGCCAGGGGGACGGTTCCCGACCAGCGCCAATCTCGGCATCCCCGAAATCACCGTGCCGGCCGGTTTCAATGATGTGATTTATGAGCCGTATTACGTTCTGAACGAGGACCGCGACGACTACGTGCGCAAGGCCAACGAGGACCGGCCGTCCCGGATGCAGCACTCGATGCCGTTCGGTATCTCGTTCTGGGCAGGGCCTGGCGAAGAGCCGGTGCTGTTCGAAGTGGCGTCGGCGTACGAATCGGCGACCCACCATCGTAAGCCGCCGCCTGCGCTGGGTCCGGTGACGCCGCGGCACTGA
- a CDS encoding amidase codes for MPKLPVLRRVCAYLILLVAGGATPAIAAPGGFHLEEATIAEIQGAILAKDLTTEQLITLYLKRIKAYNGTCVSQPDGLLGPVTPIPHAGQINALQTLNLRPAARRQWGFDARKARSMTDAADDDSNMPDALETARALDRRFAETGRLVGPLHGVVMAIKDQYDTFDMRTTAGADAFYANDRPPADATFVQRLREAGAIIIAKSNLGEFASAIPRSAFGGTFCNPYDTERSPGGSSSGSGSAVGANLVTCAIAEETGSSIRGPAYSANSVGIAPTQELVSRHGMIQQGINTRVGPICRTVADVAKVLDVIAGYDPRDELTAFSVGRMPAKPYASYAKPGSLDGLRIGVVREYMDKQLFTKEDEQSIDLVSAAAAKMGDLGATMVDPGPGGALFDDCVRRYDPQLEDTLFTDKYPEMFPVDADGKPSVDHTKILIDLAENPTKVPEEINFRNLGGAPTPGQGTYWLDRYLRERGDANIRTAGDFIDKANYYQDPKYPDHQRRHIREAEAQALDMALRMQNRFAIQSMVLQCMAEMKLDAVVYPTSNIPPQKLGAPGGPRINNRAGDGVWRFLGRNGFPVITVPAGFTTEMYDRVRVNPPRQTDYGEEEETRLVGPTTARLPVGVDIVARPFGEPVSLRIAAAYEAATHHRTPPSEFGPLAGEP; via the coding sequence ATGCCGAAATTACCTGTCCTCCGGCGCGTATGCGCATACCTCATCCTGCTGGTCGCAGGAGGCGCGACGCCCGCTATTGCGGCACCCGGCGGCTTCCACCTCGAAGAGGCCACGATCGCCGAAATTCAGGGTGCGATTTTGGCCAAAGATTTGACCACAGAACAGTTGATCACCCTCTACCTCAAGCGCATCAAGGCTTACAACGGCACCTGCGTGAGTCAGCCTGATGGCCTTCTCGGGCCGGTGACGCCAATTCCCCACGCCGGGCAGATCAATGCGCTGCAGACACTGAACCTGCGCCCTGCGGCCCGCAGGCAATGGGGATTCGACGCGCGCAAGGCGCGCAGCATGACCGATGCCGCGGATGACGATTCCAACATGCCCGATGCGCTGGAAACAGCGCGCGCCCTGGATCGCCGCTTCGCCGAGACCGGCAGACTGGTCGGTCCGCTGCACGGTGTGGTGATGGCGATCAAGGACCAGTACGACACCTTCGACATGCGTACCACGGCCGGTGCGGATGCGTTCTACGCTAATGATAGGCCGCCCGCGGACGCGACCTTTGTCCAGCGTTTGCGCGAGGCGGGCGCGATCATCATCGCCAAGTCCAATCTCGGCGAATTCGCCTCGGCCATCCCGCGTAGTGCTTTTGGCGGAACTTTCTGCAATCCCTACGACACCGAGCGCAGCCCGGGTGGTTCGAGTTCCGGTTCCGGTTCGGCGGTTGGCGCCAACCTCGTGACTTGCGCCATCGCCGAGGAAACCGGCTCGTCCATCCGAGGTCCGGCGTACTCGGCCAACAGCGTCGGGATCGCGCCGACCCAGGAACTCGTAAGCCGGCACGGCATGATTCAACAGGGTATCAATACTCGTGTGGGGCCGATTTGCCGTACGGTCGCCGATGTCGCGAAGGTGCTCGATGTTATCGCCGGCTACGACCCCAGAGACGAGCTAACGGCCTTCAGTGTGGGCCGAATGCCGGCGAAGCCGTATGCGAGTTATGCCAAGCCGGGTTCGCTCGACGGTCTGCGTATCGGCGTGGTTCGCGAATACATGGACAAGCAGTTGTTCACCAAGGAAGACGAGCAATCCATCGACCTCGTCAGCGCCGCCGCTGCGAAGATGGGAGACCTGGGTGCGACCATGGTCGATCCGGGTCCCGGTGGCGCGCTGTTCGACGACTGCGTCCGCCGCTACGACCCGCAACTCGAAGACACGCTGTTTACCGACAAGTATCCGGAGATGTTCCCAGTGGATGCGGATGGCAAGCCCTCGGTCGATCACACCAAAATTCTGATCGATCTTGCCGAGAACCCGACCAAGGTGCCGGAGGAGATCAACTTCAGAAACCTGGGCGGTGCTCCGACGCCGGGTCAGGGCACGTACTGGCTGGACCGCTACCTGCGTGAGCGCGGCGACGCCAACATCAGGACGGCGGGCGATTTCATCGACAAGGCCAACTATTATCAAGACCCGAAGTATCCCGATCACCAGCGGCGCCATATTCGCGAAGCCGAAGCGCAAGCGCTCGATATGGCCTTGCGCATGCAGAATCGTTTTGCGATTCAGTCCATGGTGCTGCAGTGCATGGCCGAAATGAAGCTCGATGCGGTGGTCTATCCGACGAGCAACATTCCGCCGCAGAAGCTCGGCGCTCCGGGTGGTCCGCGCATCAACAACCGCGCCGGCGATGGCGTGTGGCGGTTCCTTGGCCGTAACGGCTTTCCGGTCATTACCGTACCGGCCGGCTTTACCACGGAGATGTACGACCGCGTTCGTGTCAACCCGCCCAGACAAACCGACTACGGCGAAGAAGAGGAAACCCGGTTGGTCGGACCGACCACGGCGAGACTCCCAGTCGGCGTGGACATTGTCGCGCGCCCCTTCGGCGAGCCGGTTTCGCTGCGGATCGCCGCCGCGTATGAAGCCGCAACCCATCACCGTACGCCTCCGTCGGAGTTTGGACCGCTCGCCGGCGAACCTTGA
- a CDS encoding glutamyl-tRNA amidotransferase codes for MLPARRLFPAIGVLLYAVGLAVAQVAGAATLDLRTATIADLESAYRAGLRAEQLTQAYLVRIEAYDKRGPTINAVITLNPRALEEARVLDAERAHGKIRGPLFGVPVVLKDNYDTFDLPTTAGSQLLEGHIPPDDAYVVKKLREAGAIILAKVNLSEWAGSGGSVSGATDPEVLRAGAVPNGYSSAGGQTRNPHDLSKGPSGSSGGTGAAIAAAFAQFGLGSDTGGSVRGPSSANGISGLKPTRGLMSRDGIVPLALSFDTGGPMARSVYDVAAALGAMTGVDPADPATRPSNVHLKHDYTPYLRLGALKGARIGVGRDFMGRDPGTDAVMEQAIVTIRSLGATVVDPVRVPQYVLDAQRPIYNLLVSSEFKAQLSDYLKTAGPGFPKSFEDVVAWSNDPSNHYRSPEKAYALKYTAARALELDDPQYQALKYEQLKATKAAIDGLFKKYRLDAMIYPTLPMTADPIVRDPASERGSSWSGAAASLANQTGYPDLIVPAGMTEEGLPVTISFFGPAWSEPRLLGYGYDFEQATHAIRLPVNTPALVGDRIEY; via the coding sequence ATGCTTCCAGCCCGGCGGCTGTTCCCTGCAATCGGTGTGCTTCTATACGCAGTAGGCCTCGCCGTCGCGCAGGTCGCGGGCGCGGCGACACTAGATCTCAGGACCGCGACGATCGCCGATCTCGAATCCGCCTACCGGGCCGGTCTGCGTGCAGAGCAATTGACGCAGGCGTACTTGGTGCGGATCGAGGCCTACGACAAACGGGGACCCACGATCAACGCCGTGATTACGCTCAATCCCCGGGCTCTGGAAGAGGCACGGGTCCTCGATGCGGAACGTGCACACGGCAAGATTCGTGGCCCGCTGTTTGGCGTGCCGGTCGTACTCAAGGATAACTATGACACCTTCGACCTGCCGACCACGGCCGGCTCGCAGTTGCTCGAAGGCCACATTCCTCCGGACGACGCCTATGTTGTCAAGAAGCTTCGCGAAGCCGGAGCGATCATTCTGGCCAAGGTCAATCTCAGTGAATGGGCGGGTAGCGGCGGCAGTGTGTCGGGTGCCACGGATCCGGAGGTGCTGCGGGCGGGTGCGGTGCCGAACGGTTACAGTTCGGCCGGCGGTCAGACGCGGAACCCGCATGACCTGAGCAAGGGGCCTTCAGGCTCCAGCGGCGGCACCGGCGCCGCGATCGCCGCGGCCTTTGCCCAGTTTGGCTTGGGTTCGGACACCGGTGGTTCGGTGCGTGGCCCTTCTTCCGCCAACGGCATCAGCGGGCTCAAGCCGACCCGCGGCCTCATGAGCCGCGACGGCATCGTGCCGCTCGCCCTGTCATTCGACACCGGCGGTCCCATGGCCCGCAGCGTCTACGATGTGGCGGCTGCGCTGGGTGCGATGACCGGCGTCGATCCGGCCGATCCCGCCACGCGGCCGAGTAACGTGCATCTCAAGCACGACTACACTCCCTACCTCAGGTTGGGCGCGCTCAAAGGCGCGCGCATTGGTGTGGGACGCGATTTCATGGGCCGCGACCCCGGCACCGACGCAGTGATGGAGCAGGCGATCGTCACTATCAGGTCTCTGGGGGCGACCGTGGTCGATCCGGTGCGTGTGCCGCAATACGTACTGGATGCTCAGCGGCCGATCTACAACTTGCTCGTCAGCTCCGAATTCAAGGCGCAGCTGAGCGACTACCTGAAAACGGCCGGTCCGGGTTTCCCCAAAAGCTTCGAGGACGTTGTGGCTTGGTCGAACGATCCGTCGAACCATTACCGCAGTCCCGAAAAGGCCTATGCGCTGAAATACACGGCGGCCCGGGCACTTGAACTCGACGACCCGCAGTATCAGGCCTTGAAGTACGAGCAACTGAAGGCCACCAAAGCGGCGATCGACGGGCTGTTCAAGAAGTACCGGCTCGACGCCATGATCTATCCAACCCTGCCGATGACGGCTGACCCGATCGTGCGCGATCCGGCCAGTGAGCGCGGCAGCAGTTGGTCCGGTGCAGCGGCGAGTCTTGCCAACCAGACCGGCTACCCGGACCTGATCGTGCCAGCCGGGATGACCGAGGAAGGACTGCCGGTCACGATCTCGTTCTTCGGACCGGCCTGGAGCGAACCGCGACTGCTCGGTTACGGCTACGACTTCGAGCAGGCAACTCACGCGATCCGCTTGCCGGTGAACACACCGGCCCTGGTCGGCGACCGGATCGAATACTAG
- a CDS encoding amidase produces MSIELPRYSRLLRSISIIGVILGLLTATAEGAASTPFHLEEATIADIQYAIASGQISTVGVVELYLKRIKAYNGICVKQPNGILGGGVETIAHAGQINALSTLNLRPKARKRWGFDARKARSMTDEVDAAREMPDALEVAAAQDAQFKKGGKLVGPLHGVVLALKDQYDTYDMRSTSGADAFYADDRPPDDATFVRRLREAGAIILAKANLAEYANGGARSSFGGVFCNPYDTERSPSNSSSGSGSSVAANLVTCAIAEETGSSIRGPARANNAVGIAPTQELISRDGMIQPGINTRVGPICRTVKDAARILDAYAGYDPKDELTVYSVGRMPAKPYESYAETRRLDGVRIGVVRELFDKRTLTPASFQTVDIVSKAVGDLKSLGADIVDPGPGGALLRSCVRSYAPRLGNILFTDMYPEHFPVNDTGAPVGDHVQTLVEMSMDPATVPDDFSFMTLPRGAADGEKKFGMNRYLAERGDASIKTNTDLVNKANWLHDPNYPDFENTRIEQDKEMHVDMSERILDRFMVQTTVLQCMQSLKLDAMVYPTANLPPEKLGSPRDARRRSGTTSSTLGREGFPAITVPAGFTTEVYDREIDPSASEQGAEQATRLVGPVAAKMPVGIDFVGRPFDEPTLIRIASAYEAATHHRQAPPEFGPLRGEP; encoded by the coding sequence ATGTCGATCGAGCTGCCTCGTTACTCCCGTTTACTGCGGTCGATATCGATCATAGGGGTAATCCTGGGACTGTTGACCGCCACCGCTGAAGGGGCCGCGTCCACGCCCTTTCATCTTGAAGAAGCGACGATCGCCGATATTCAGTATGCGATCGCTTCCGGGCAGATCAGCACCGTGGGTGTCGTCGAGCTTTACCTGAAGCGGATCAAGGCCTACAACGGGATCTGCGTCAAGCAGCCCAACGGCATCCTCGGCGGCGGTGTCGAAACCATCGCGCATGCCGGGCAGATCAACGCGCTGTCCACCTTGAACCTGCGCCCGAAAGCACGGAAGCGGTGGGGTTTCGACGCCCGCAAGGCACGCAGCATGACCGACGAAGTCGACGCGGCCCGGGAAATGCCGGACGCCCTCGAGGTGGCTGCAGCACAAGACGCGCAGTTCAAGAAGGGCGGCAAGCTGGTAGGACCACTGCACGGTGTGGTACTCGCCCTCAAAGACCAGTACGACACCTATGACATGCGGTCGACCTCCGGCGCCGACGCGTTTTATGCCGATGATCGTCCGCCGGACGATGCGACGTTCGTCAGGCGTCTGCGCGAGGCCGGTGCGATCATCCTCGCCAAGGCCAATCTGGCCGAGTACGCCAATGGAGGCGCACGCAGCTCGTTCGGCGGGGTGTTCTGCAATCCCTATGACACCGAGCGTTCACCGAGCAATTCGAGTTCCGGATCCGGTTCGTCTGTTGCCGCCAATCTTGTGACCTGTGCCATCGCCGAAGAGACCGGCTCCTCGATTCGGGGGCCGGCACGGGCGAATAACGCGGTCGGAATTGCCCCGACCCAGGAATTGATCAGCCGTGACGGCATGATCCAGCCCGGAATCAATACGCGGGTCGGGCCGATCTGCCGCACGGTCAAGGACGCTGCCCGGATTCTCGACGCGTATGCCGGCTACGACCCCAAGGACGAACTCACGGTCTACAGTGTCGGCCGCATGCCGGCCAAACCCTATGAAAGCTATGCGGAAACCCGGCGGTTGGACGGCGTTCGTATCGGCGTGGTGCGCGAACTGTTCGACAAGCGGACACTGACGCCGGCTTCCTTCCAGACCGTCGATATCGTCAGCAAGGCCGTGGGAGATCTCAAATCGCTGGGAGCGGACATCGTCGACCCCGGCCCCGGTGGTGCGCTGCTTCGGTCCTGCGTCCGCTCGTACGCGCCGCGGCTCGGCAACATTCTGTTCACCGACATGTACCCGGAACATTTTCCGGTGAACGATACCGGAGCGCCGGTCGGCGATCATGTGCAGACCTTGGTCGAGATGAGCATGGATCCCGCCACGGTGCCGGACGATTTCTCGTTCATGACGCTGCCACGCGGTGCAGCCGACGGCGAAAAGAAATTTGGCATGAATCGGTATCTGGCCGAGCGTGGCGATGCCTCGATCAAGACCAACACCGATCTCGTCAACAAGGCGAACTGGCTGCACGATCCCAATTATCCGGACTTCGAGAACACACGTATCGAGCAGGACAAGGAAATGCATGTCGACATGTCCGAGCGCATCCTCGACCGCTTCATGGTTCAGACCACGGTCCTGCAGTGCATGCAGTCGCTCAAGCTGGACGCCATGGTCTATCCAACAGCCAACCTGCCCCCGGAAAAGCTTGGGTCGCCGCGAGACGCGCGTCGTCGTAGCGGCACCACGTCGAGCACGCTGGGACGCGAAGGGTTTCCGGCCATCACTGTGCCTGCGGGCTTCACGACCGAAGTGTATGACCGGGAAATCGATCCCAGCGCTTCAGAGCAAGGTGCTGAGCAGGCGACCCGCCTGGTCGGGCCGGTGGCGGCGAAGATGCCGGTGGGCATTGACTTCGTCGGCCGTCCATTTGATGAGCCGACACTGATCCGGATCGCCTCGGCGTATGAGGCGGCAACGCATCACCGCCAGGCGCCGCCGGAGTTCGGGCCGCTCAGAGGCGAGCCCTGA
- a CDS encoding energy transducer TonB encodes MPSLLRRHRAGAAPTWQLVAIALATLQPSLVGAADTDCTEPVPISTVAPEYPPAALESGEPGSVTVDVLVAPDGTVLDLSIVSSSNAVFEAAVIAVLGRWQFTAGTCDGEPVPSRKLQRVNFVPDARHEAYTIDVPKTGEWPEELRYDAPPIVTFDPAPVFPRDRLQDNVITGSATVSALIGPDGRVRESRILKASHPSFGLAARAMMEQWTFEPAKKNRQPSWALVSREVQFDSQTEHGYVPEDIRRMALRPDGLESLPRVTQLDRKPQPLFQASPVFPDTLRDAGVADTVIVEFVIDQDGSVRLPTPIRYRNEQLAWAATSAVARWRYERPTLEGRPVNARAAVPVLFEIPGARVPPAADASWHGESPAVSMTHERESGESRPRPGS; translated from the coding sequence GTGCCGAGCCTTCTCAGACGACACCGCGCCGGCGCCGCGCCAACCTGGCAACTGGTGGCTATCGCCTTGGCCACACTGCAGCCGTCGTTGGTCGGGGCGGCGGACACAGATTGTACCGAGCCGGTGCCGATATCGACGGTTGCACCCGAGTATCCGCCTGCCGCGTTGGAAAGCGGCGAACCTGGAAGCGTGACGGTTGACGTGCTCGTTGCACCAGATGGTACGGTGCTCGATCTGAGCATCGTGTCCTCATCCAATGCCGTATTCGAGGCGGCGGTGATCGCGGTGCTGGGGCGTTGGCAATTCACGGCCGGGACGTGTGACGGTGAGCCGGTTCCCAGCCGCAAGCTTCAGCGTGTCAATTTCGTACCCGATGCGCGGCACGAGGCCTACACGATCGACGTGCCCAAGACCGGTGAGTGGCCCGAAGAACTACGCTACGACGCGCCTCCGATCGTTACATTCGACCCGGCGCCCGTGTTTCCCCGCGACCGGCTGCAAGACAATGTGATCACAGGATCGGCAACTGTCAGTGCCCTGATCGGGCCGGACGGACGGGTCCGAGAGAGCCGTATCCTCAAGGCCTCGCACCCATCGTTCGGGCTTGCGGCGCGAGCGATGATGGAACAATGGACATTCGAGCCAGCAAAAAAGAATCGCCAGCCGAGCTGGGCGCTGGTATCGCGCGAAGTGCAATTCGATTCCCAGACCGAGCACGGCTACGTACCCGAGGATATCCGGCGTATGGCACTGCGCCCGGACGGGCTCGAGAGCTTGCCCCGGGTTACGCAGCTCGACCGTAAGCCGCAGCCGCTGTTTCAAGCGTCACCGGTGTTTCCGGACACGCTGCGCGACGCTGGCGTCGCGGACACCGTGATCGTCGAATTCGTCATCGACCAAGATGGCAGCGTACGCCTGCCGACGCCGATCCGGTACCGCAATGAACAGTTGGCCTGGGCCGCCACGTCGGCGGTAGCGCGCTGGCGCTACGAACGCCCGACTCTTGAAGGCCGGCCGGTGAACGCGCGCGCAGCCGTACCCGTCCTGTTCGAGATTCCCGGCGCGCGTGTCCCACCTGCCGCCGACGCTTCTTGGCACGGCGAAAGCCCGGCTGTGAGCATGACACACGAAAGAGAAAGCGGTGAGAGTAGACCTAGACCGGGATCATAG
- a CDS encoding glutamyl-tRNA amidotransferase, with protein sequence MLVVPAQAASLNLANASIADIEAAYASGLSVEALTQAYLARIAAYDKQGPVINAVITLNPEALDQARALDEELARGKVRGPLHGIPIVLKDNYDTFDLPTTAGSQLLEGHIPPNDAYVVKKLREAGAIVLAKVNLSEWAGSGGSVSGAKDPEVLKAGRPPNGFSSAGGQTRNPHDLSKGPSGSSGGTGASIAAVFAQFGLGSDTGGSVRGPSSANGIVGLKPTHGLMSRDGIVPLALSFDTGGPMARSVYDVAVSLGVMTGIDPADRATAKSKGHFYSDYRPFLKRGSLQGARIGVARDFMGRDAGTDAVMEQAITTLKSLGATVVDQVRYPEYILAAKQGIYNLLVWSEFKSQLSEYLKTTGRGFPKSFYEVVARSNDPATHYRSPEKAYALKYTAARALDLDDPLYLAVKNEQLAATKAAIDGLFDKYRLDAIVYPTSPTPASPIVRQPDSGSRGGYGSATSFANQTGYPDLIVPAGVTEDGLPVTISFFGPAWSEPRLLGYGYDFEQATHAIRVPTNTPALASDILEY encoded by the coding sequence ATGTTGGTCGTACCGGCGCAGGCTGCCAGCCTGAACCTCGCCAATGCATCCATCGCGGACATCGAGGCAGCCTACGCCTCGGGACTCAGCGTCGAAGCACTGACCCAGGCGTACCTGGCCCGTATCGCGGCCTACGACAAGCAGGGGCCGGTGATCAATGCGGTGATCACGCTCAATCCAGAGGCCTTGGATCAGGCGCGGGCGCTCGACGAGGAGCTTGCACGGGGCAAGGTTCGCGGACCGCTGCACGGTATCCCCATCGTGCTAAAGGACAACTACGACACCTTCGATCTGCCGACCACCGCCGGCTCGCAATTGCTCGAAGGGCACATTCCGCCAAACGATGCCTATGTCGTCAAGAAGTTGCGCGAAGCCGGTGCGATCGTTCTGGCCAAGGTCAATCTCAGCGAGTGGGCGGGTAGTGGCGGTAGTGTGTCCGGAGCCAAGGATCCGGAAGTGCTCAAGGCGGGCCGTCCACCCAACGGCTTCAGCTCTGCTGGTGGGCAGACTCGCAATCCTCATGATTTGAGCAAGGGACCGTCCGGTTCCAGCGGCGGCACCGGCGCCTCGATTGCTGCGGTGTTCGCTCAGTTCGGTCTCGGTTCCGACACGGGCGGCTCGGTGCGAGGCCCGTCGTCAGCCAATGGCATTGTCGGCCTAAAACCGACTCATGGGCTCATGAGCCGCGACGGAATCGTGCCGCTCGCACTGTCGTTCGATACCGGCGGGCCAATGGCGCGGAGCGTTTACGACGTCGCCGTGTCGCTCGGCGTCATGACCGGAATCGATCCGGCCGACCGCGCCACCGCAAAGAGCAAGGGGCATTTCTACAGCGACTACAGACCGTTCCTCAAGCGCGGCTCACTCCAGGGTGCACGCATCGGCGTGGCCCGTGATTTCATGGGACGCGATGCGGGAACCGACGCCGTGATGGAACAGGCGATCACCACGCTCAAGTCGCTCGGCGCCACGGTTGTCGATCAGGTCCGGTATCCCGAATACATCCTCGCGGCCAAGCAGGGCATCTACAACTTGCTGGTCTGGTCCGAGTTCAAGTCGCAGCTGAGCGAGTATTTGAAGACGACCGGGCGGGGTTTTCCGAAGAGCTTTTACGAGGTTGTGGCGCGGTCCAACGATCCGGCGACTCATTACCGCAGCCCCGAGAAAGCCTACGCGCTGAAATACACTGCGGCGCGTGCGCTGGATCTCGACGATCCGCTGTATCTGGCCGTGAAGAACGAGCAACTCGCCGCGACCAAGGCGGCGATTGATGGCCTGTTCGACAAGTATCGGCTCGACGCTATCGTCTATCCGACTTCACCGACGCCCGCGAGCCCGATCGTTCGCCAGCCCGACTCGGGTAGCCGTGGCGGTTACGGGTCCGCGACCAGCTTCGCCAACCAGACCGGCTACCCGGACCTGATCGTGCCAGCCGGCGTGACCGAGGATGGACTGCCGGTCACTATCTCGTTCTTCGGACCGGCCTGGAGCGAACCGCGACTGCTCGGCTACGGCTACGACTTCGAACAGGCAACTCACGCGATCCGCGTGCCGACGAACACGCCGGCGCTGGCCAGCGATATCCTTGAATACTGA